The following coding sequences are from one Chondrinema litorale window:
- a CDS encoding type I glyceraldehyde-3-phosphate dehydrogenase, protein MKRIAINGMGRIGRTSLKIILDTPELELVAVNDIAPIDSIAYLLRYDSVHGNYDKEIEVKEEGLIIGDQKIMFLNEKDPEKLPWSALKVDVVIESTGIFTSEENASKHIKAGAKTVVLSGPTKSANLPTVVHGVNTDDGKVSIFSCASCTTNNISPVIEILGRRVGIKKAIMTTIHANTASNKTVDLPGRDMRMGRSGLNNLIPTTTGAAVATTKALPEYAGKFDGLAIRVPVAVGSISDITIVTDRPTSAQEVNEILTQEAKTDRYQKVFTVTNDPIVSSDIIKSPYASVADLSMTKVVDGDLLKVLTWYDNEWGFTNQMIRQILEL, encoded by the coding sequence ATGAAAAGAATTGCAATTAATGGAATGGGAAGAATAGGAAGAACTTCCCTTAAAATAATTTTAGATACTCCAGAACTCGAATTAGTGGCAGTAAATGATATTGCACCAATTGACAGTATCGCATATTTGCTTAGGTACGACAGTGTACACGGCAATTACGATAAAGAGATTGAGGTAAAAGAAGAAGGCTTGATTATAGGCGATCAGAAAATTATGTTTCTGAATGAAAAAGATCCTGAAAAACTTCCTTGGTCTGCACTAAAAGTCGATGTGGTTATCGAAAGTACTGGGATTTTTACTTCAGAAGAAAATGCGTCTAAACACATTAAAGCGGGAGCAAAAACAGTAGTGCTTTCTGGGCCTACTAAAAGTGCCAATCTACCAACAGTAGTGCATGGTGTAAATACTGATGATGGAAAGGTGAGTATTTTCTCTTGCGCTAGCTGTACCACCAATAATATCAGTCCAGTGATTGAAATTTTAGGTAGACGAGTGGGCATTAAAAAAGCGATTATGACCACCATCCATGCGAATACTGCTTCTAACAAAACTGTCGATTTACCCGGAAGAGATATGCGAATGGGTAGATCAGGATTAAACAACTTAATTCCAACTACGACTGGTGCTGCTGTAGCGACCACCAAAGCTTTACCAGAATACGCTGGCAAGTTCGATGGTTTGGCAATTAGGGTTCCAGTTGCTGTAGGTTCTATCTCTGACATAACCATCGTGACAGATCGCCCAACATCTGCACAAGAAGTCAACGAAATATTAACGCAAGAAGCTAAGACTGATCGCTATCAAAAAGTTTTCACGGTGACGAACGATCCAATAGTTTCTTCTGATATTATTAAAAGTCCTTATGCTTCTGTAGCCGATTTATCTATGACCAAAGTAGTTGATGGAGATTTACTGAAAGTTTTAACATGGTACGACAACGAATGGGGTTTTACCAATCAAATGATCAGACAGATTCTCGAACTATAA
- a CDS encoding TetR/AcrR family transcriptional regulator, producing MKKPGVKERIIDTASRLFYYDGYNQTGINKIIEEAGVAKASMYQHFRSKEDIAVAYLERRHQIGFVKMAEYVADKPNYKEKALAGFDYLYDWLSSVNFRGCVFQNIITDLPKDHIKIRDKVRNQKDERRNWIQNLIKSGGEHTIEEAEKLGDEIMVLMEGAIIMTQIQQDGWPIKTAKETCRKLLG from the coding sequence ATGAAAAAGCCAGGAGTGAAGGAAAGAATTATTGATACTGCCTCTAGATTATTTTATTATGATGGGTATAACCAAACAGGGATTAATAAAATAATTGAAGAAGCTGGAGTGGCTAAGGCGAGTATGTACCAACACTTTAGGTCGAAAGAAGATATTGCGGTTGCTTATTTGGAGAGAAGACACCAAATTGGTTTTGTAAAAATGGCTGAATATGTAGCGGATAAACCTAACTATAAAGAAAAGGCTTTGGCTGGATTTGACTATTTATACGACTGGCTCAGTTCGGTCAATTTTAGAGGCTGTGTTTTTCAGAATATTATTACCGATCTACCGAAAGATCATATAAAAATTAGAGATAAAGTAAGAAATCAAAAAGACGAACGTCGCAACTGGATTCAAAACCTGATTAAAAGTGGTGGGGAGCATACAATCGAAGAAGCCGAAAAATTAGGTGATGAAATTATGGTTTTAATGGAAGGGGCAATCATTATGACGCAAATCCAACAAGACGGATGGCCAATTAAAACAGCTAAAGAAACCTGTAGAAAATTATTAGGTTAA
- a CDS encoding class I SAM-dependent methyltransferase, producing MISLSYAPIKEFFELGYWQYIKFFEKKLSNHHYEYFFTEYFSLPKSFYNDKKVLDIGCGPRGSLEWANMTKERIGLDPLVDKYIKMGADKHQMKYEKAYVEKMPFSDNYFDVVSSFNSIDHVENLAKSCSEISRILKPGGIFLLIVDIHSYPTFTEPQMLEWSFIKDYFAKFEILEEKHLEVVHKNRIYENLRTNKVMKKQKSNGVLTAMIKKPVLP from the coding sequence ATGATCAGTCTCTCTTATGCTCCAATTAAAGAATTTTTTGAATTGGGTTATTGGCAATACATCAAGTTTTTCGAAAAAAAATTAAGTAACCACCACTATGAATATTTTTTTACAGAATACTTTTCCTTACCAAAATCTTTCTATAATGATAAGAAGGTATTAGATATTGGCTGTGGTCCTAGAGGCTCACTCGAATGGGCTAATATGACAAAAGAAAGGATTGGACTTGACCCTCTTGTAGACAAATACATCAAGATGGGAGCAGATAAACACCAAATGAAGTATGAAAAGGCTTATGTGGAAAAAATGCCGTTTTCTGATAATTATTTTGATGTTGTAAGCTCATTTAACTCTATAGATCATGTTGAAAACCTAGCTAAATCTTGTAGCGAAATTAGTAGAATTCTTAAACCCGGAGGTATATTCCTGCTCATTGTAGATATTCATAGCTATCCAACTTTTACAGAACCTCAAATGCTTGAGTGGTCATTTATAAAAGATTACTTTGCTAAGTTTGAAATACTAGAAGAAAAACATTTAGAAGTTGTACATAAAAACCGTATTTATGAAAACCTCCGAACCAATAAAGTTATGAAAAAGCAAAAGTCTAATGGGGTACTTACGGCAATGATTAAAAAACCAGTGCTGCCTTAA
- a CDS encoding Gfo/Idh/MocA family protein: MSSRRNFLQKISFSALAIPSFYTFNTGDKEANAQPFDTQPYDRPVLRVALMGLGSYANRVAEAMKDCKMAKVAGLVSGTPSKIPVWQKKYDIPDKNCYNYENFDSIKDNPDIDAVYIITPNSLHREGVIRTAKAGKHAICEKPMAVNAKEGQEMVDACKAANVQLLVGYRMHFEPKTLEIIKMRKAGEFGEIKFFQGLSGFIIGNPNQWRLDPELAGGGSMMDIGVYSINGARYMVGEEPIWVTAQETKTDPVKFKEGVDETIQFQMGFPSGAVASCLSTYAMNNLDSFFLNGVNGFAELQPASGYGPIKGRTHKGELTHPHKTHQTIQMDEMAAIILNGKKPVVPVDGEEGVKDLKIIDAIYSAVKSGKKMELSL, from the coding sequence ATGAGCTCTCGCCGTAATTTTTTGCAAAAAATTAGTTTTTCTGCTTTAGCAATACCTTCTTTCTACACGTTTAATACGGGAGATAAAGAAGCCAATGCCCAACCTTTTGATACACAGCCTTATGATAGACCTGTGCTTCGGGTGGCGCTTATGGGTTTGGGTAGTTATGCAAACCGAGTTGCTGAAGCAATGAAAGATTGCAAAATGGCGAAAGTAGCAGGTCTAGTAAGTGGCACACCTTCCAAAATTCCGGTTTGGCAAAAGAAGTATGATATTCCAGACAAGAACTGCTATAACTACGAAAACTTCGATTCGATAAAAGATAATCCTGATATTGATGCAGTTTACATCATCACACCTAATTCTTTACACCGCGAAGGAGTAATTAGAACAGCCAAGGCTGGCAAACATGCCATTTGTGAAAAACCGATGGCAGTAAATGCCAAAGAAGGGCAAGAAATGGTGGATGCTTGTAAGGCTGCTAATGTACAATTGCTAGTTGGTTACAGAATGCATTTCGAGCCTAAGACATTGGAAATTATCAAAATGAGAAAGGCAGGTGAGTTTGGAGAAATTAAGTTTTTTCAAGGATTATCTGGTTTTATAATTGGTAACCCAAACCAATGGAGGCTAGACCCAGAGCTTGCTGGTGGTGGTTCTATGATGGATATTGGAGTCTACTCTATCAATGGAGCTCGTTACATGGTGGGAGAAGAGCCTATTTGGGTTACAGCCCAAGAAACTAAAACCGATCCGGTAAAATTTAAAGAAGGAGTTGATGAAACCATCCAGTTTCAAATGGGATTCCCAAGCGGAGCTGTGGCTTCTTGCTTGTCTACTTATGCGATGAATAACCTAGACAGTTTCTTTCTAAATGGTGTAAATGGTTTTGCAGAGCTACAACCTGCTTCTGGTTATGGCCCAATAAAAGGTCGTACCCACAAAGGCGAGTTAACTCATCCACATAAAACACATCAAACCATCCAAATGGATGAGATGGCAGCAATTATTCTCAATGGTAAAAAACCAGTTGTTCCAGTTGATGGAGAAGAAGGCGTAAAAGATTTAAAAATTATTGATGCGATTTACAGCGCTGTTAAATCTGGAAAGAAGATGGAATTAAGCCTATAA
- a CDS encoding mechanosensitive ion channel domain-containing protein codes for MKIIFLSILLFSVVQCFAQTDSLSESNSSSEDTAQAEVDSIFSDAFLKIEILKRSLQELESDIPSDKKLEETSLSFQNQIEYYDSLIEVISESSLEYKRLDDLRDLEKVKNENLEKIASLQSKVRGFTSEVTDYRDRLIKLFEKLNEIKSDSVELSNNSRLFNDYSQIKSKIETQSNGFGKILGKMQKELTLLNDLQGVEQENIQNIKKVTRTKIRKQSVPIWQSEVKDNIPQRAWISFKNSVFDIYKYLKDNPERIYAHIFVYAIILLIALYFKKKEHLWEKYIGKEEEIKNVLHPLQRPYTSSLLLSITISPWIHDGAPSDFFDTTLIFLLIPILVFLYSSNIKNLFRESVYFSIIYFIIHIQHFVYDNTLFQRITMLVLALLLLIVVNRLRKIYDGANVVFFKQLFKGAIALLLASILANIFGYFAFSEFLLSKVAAVIVLAVVFHISTFAIIDVIKLIMLTERVNKFNSVKLYYETIKDTITKYVRLIAFFFWIIVVLRISGYYDTVMSRVLGFLTHQHSLGSISYTIKGIILFILTIYTSVKISNILEIYFKEDYGRGNEGTKRSIGTITIMIRYSIIIIGFLFAILFSGLPIENITIVAGALGVGIGFGLQNIINNLVSGFILALERPIQIGDIVQLDQFTGEVQDIGIRASKIRTFDGSEVIVPNGELISKQVVNWTHSDNYRRIEIFVGVAYGSPTEKVKKLLNQAINSCSHIRSNPAPLALFHDFGDNSLNFRILCWTSIDTLLLAKSEIITEIDNLFRANNINIPFPQRDIHVRTLDPSIQFTKPEEKQPEQTESKPEKHPEPEDREEENDEN; via the coding sequence ATGAAGATCATTTTTTTGAGTATTTTGCTGTTTTCGGTGGTTCAGTGTTTTGCTCAAACCGATTCATTATCAGAGAGTAATTCAAGTTCAGAAGATACCGCACAAGCTGAAGTAGATTCTATTTTTTCTGATGCTTTTTTAAAGATTGAAATTCTAAAAAGAAGCTTACAAGAATTAGAAAGTGATATTCCAAGTGATAAAAAACTGGAAGAAACATCTTTAAGTTTTCAGAATCAAATTGAATATTATGATTCACTAATTGAAGTCATTTCAGAGAGTTCTTTAGAGTATAAAAGACTTGATGATCTTCGGGATTTAGAAAAAGTTAAAAATGAGAACCTTGAAAAAATTGCTTCTTTACAATCTAAAGTAAGAGGTTTTACTTCAGAAGTAACAGATTATAGAGATCGACTAATTAAGTTATTTGAAAAGCTAAATGAGATCAAAAGCGATTCGGTAGAACTTTCGAATAACTCAAGGTTATTTAACGACTACTCCCAGATCAAAAGCAAAATTGAAACGCAAAGTAATGGCTTTGGGAAGATACTTGGCAAGATGCAGAAAGAACTTACTTTGCTGAATGACTTGCAAGGAGTAGAGCAGGAAAACATACAAAACATAAAAAAGGTTACCCGAACCAAGATACGCAAACAATCGGTACCCATTTGGCAGTCAGAAGTAAAAGATAACATTCCTCAAAGAGCATGGATATCTTTTAAAAATAGTGTTTTTGATATCTATAAATACCTGAAGGATAATCCTGAGCGCATTTATGCACATATTTTTGTTTACGCCATTATCTTATTAATTGCCCTTTATTTTAAGAAGAAAGAACATCTTTGGGAGAAGTATATAGGTAAGGAAGAGGAGATTAAAAATGTGTTGCATCCACTGCAAAGACCCTATACTTCTAGCTTACTTTTATCGATTACCATTTCACCTTGGATTCACGATGGGGCACCTTCCGACTTTTTCGATACCACGCTCATTTTTCTGTTGATACCAATCTTGGTTTTTCTTTACAGCTCAAATATTAAGAATCTGTTTAGAGAATCAGTGTATTTCTCAATCATTTATTTTATCATCCACATACAGCACTTTGTGTATGACAACACCCTGTTTCAGCGGATAACCATGTTGGTGCTGGCATTGCTACTATTAATTGTAGTAAACAGGTTGAGAAAGATTTATGATGGTGCGAATGTCGTATTCTTTAAGCAATTGTTTAAAGGAGCTATAGCGCTTTTACTCGCTTCTATTCTGGCAAATATTTTTGGCTATTTTGCCTTTTCGGAGTTTTTGCTCTCCAAAGTGGCAGCAGTAATTGTACTGGCTGTAGTTTTCCATATTTCCACCTTTGCCATTATCGATGTTATCAAACTGATTATGCTCACCGAAAGGGTAAATAAGTTTAATTCGGTGAAGCTTTATTATGAAACTATCAAAGACACCATAACCAAGTATGTGCGGCTCATTGCCTTTTTCTTTTGGATAATTGTGGTATTAAGAATATCGGGCTACTACGATACAGTAATGTCAAGAGTATTAGGCTTTTTAACACATCAGCATTCCCTAGGCTCTATCAGCTATACTATTAAAGGCATTATCCTCTTCATTTTGACCATTTACACCTCAGTAAAAATTTCTAACATTTTAGAGATTTACTTTAAAGAAGATTACGGTAGAGGTAATGAGGGAACAAAGCGAAGTATAGGTACCATCACTATTATGATACGCTACAGTATTATTATAATAGGTTTTCTATTTGCCATTTTATTTTCCGGTTTGCCAATAGAAAATATAACCATTGTGGCAGGTGCTTTGGGAGTAGGTATTGGTTTTGGTTTGCAAAACATCATCAACAACCTTGTATCCGGATTTATTCTGGCCTTGGAAAGACCCATACAAATTGGAGACATTGTGCAGCTAGATCAGTTTACAGGTGAAGTGCAAGATATAGGAATTCGAGCAAGCAAGATTAGAACTTTTGATGGTTCCGAAGTGATTGTGCCTAATGGAGAGTTGATCTCTAAGCAGGTAGTTAACTGGACACACTCAGATAATTATAGACGAATAGAAATTTTTGTAGGTGTGGCTTACGGCTCACCAACCGAAAAAGTGAAAAAGCTATTGAATCAGGCTATAAATTCTTGTTCGCATATTCGCAGCAACCCAGCTCCATTGGCGCTTTTTCACGATTTTGGTGATAACTCATTGAATTTTAGAATTCTTTGCTGGACGAGCATCGATACACTTCTACTTGCCAAAAGTGAAATTATAACTGAAATTGATAATTTATTTAGAGCGAATAATATCAATATTCCATTCCCGCAAAGAGATATTCACGTGCGCACTTTAGACCCTTCAATTCAGTTTACAAAGCCCGAAGAGAAACAACCTGAGCAGACAGAGTCTAAACCAGAAAAGCATCCTGAGCCTGAAGATCGCGAAGAAGAAAACGATGAAAATTAA
- a CDS encoding GNAT family N-acetyltransferase — protein sequence MNIYKNRIQDHLAYALEYSETTYWSKLYSSHLNGLRSFSNVIAGAFTGALPEVDVLAMNRVLGLGMDRKIEQNDIQKIIDFYYKSGSKRFFVQVSPYAQQENLTELLAQNGLQLHNNWVKLVRPAHKVLLQNNPDLKLIKIGKEKAMLYGKIIFESFDWTDTRLMEWLAASVGQQGYHHYLVMHNDVAIAAGAMHIMGNFASMAFAGTLPEYRGMGAQNILLKKRISYALGLGCTYFIAETGEDKLEKPVPSYRNMMRIGFVPAYLRQNWIFQFN from the coding sequence ATGAATATTTATAAAAATAGAATTCAAGATCATCTGGCATATGCCTTAGAATATAGCGAAACGACCTATTGGAGCAAGTTATATAGCAGCCATCTAAACGGATTAAGGTCTTTTAGTAATGTGATCGCCGGTGCTTTTACCGGCGCCTTGCCAGAGGTAGACGTATTAGCCATGAACAGAGTCTTAGGCTTAGGCATGGATAGAAAAATAGAGCAGAACGATATTCAAAAGATCATAGACTTTTATTATAAATCTGGCTCTAAGCGATTTTTTGTACAAGTGAGTCCGTATGCACAACAAGAAAACCTTACAGAATTGCTTGCTCAAAATGGACTGCAATTGCATAACAATTGGGTGAAGTTAGTAAGACCGGCTCACAAGGTTTTGCTTCAAAATAATCCAGACTTAAAGCTTATTAAAATCGGTAAAGAAAAGGCGATGCTGTATGGTAAAATCATTTTCGAAAGCTTCGACTGGACAGATACCCGATTGATGGAATGGTTAGCAGCATCGGTAGGGCAACAAGGTTACCATCATTATTTGGTGATGCATAATGATGTTGCAATTGCAGCGGGAGCCATGCATATTATGGGTAACTTTGCTTCTATGGCATTTGCAGGTACTTTGCCAGAATACAGAGGTATGGGGGCTCAAAACATCTTGCTTAAAAAGAGAATTTCATATGCTTTAGGTTTGGGTTGCACTTATTTTATTGCAGAAACCGGAGAAGATAAGCTCGAAAAACCAGTACCCAGTTACAGAAATATGATGAGAATTGGTTTTGTGCCAGCCTATCTCAGGCAAAACTGGATTTTTCAATTTAATTAA
- a CDS encoding sterol desaturase family protein → MPTPIEILLDPISLIVIAMYMGLMIWEALFPARKLPYVKNWKLKGIAAFAIYFFLSSYLPLMVDPYLEKFILFDLTGLGDYGGAIVGILLYAFGEYVWHRIMHRSDFLWRTVHQMHHSAERLDTYGAFFFSPADMIGWTLLGSVCFALLVGINPQAITIVLLVTNFLGIFQHANIKTPHWMGYFIQRPESHAVHHQKGLHKGNYSGLPIFDILFGTFYNPKAFESETGFYNGASARIADMLLFKDISSDDSKHKPKDENKEMVKA, encoded by the coding sequence ATGCCAACACCAATTGAAATTTTATTAGATCCAATATCCCTAATAGTAATCGCTATGTATATGGGATTAATGATTTGGGAAGCACTTTTTCCAGCAAGAAAATTACCTTATGTAAAAAACTGGAAACTAAAAGGAATAGCAGCATTTGCCATTTACTTCTTTCTGTCTTCGTATCTGCCTTTAATGGTAGACCCTTACTTAGAAAAATTCATATTATTCGATTTAACAGGCTTGGGTGATTATGGCGGAGCTATAGTAGGCATTTTATTATACGCTTTCGGCGAATACGTATGGCATCGAATTATGCACCGTTCAGACTTTTTATGGAGAACAGTTCACCAAATGCACCACAGTGCAGAAAGACTAGATACTTATGGTGCATTCTTCTTTAGTCCGGCAGATATGATCGGATGGACTTTGTTAGGCAGTGTGTGTTTTGCTCTACTTGTAGGCATAAATCCGCAGGCAATCACCATTGTTTTACTGGTAACTAATTTCCTCGGGATATTCCAGCACGCCAATATCAAAACGCCTCATTGGATGGGTTACTTCATTCAAAGACCAGAAAGCCATGCGGTACACCACCAAAAAGGATTGCATAAAGGAAATTACTCTGGATTGCCCATTTTCGATATACTGTTTGGTACTTTCTACAACCCAAAAGCTTTCGAAAGTGAAACTGGTTTTTACAATGGTGCATCTGCTAGAATCGCTGATATGTTACTCTTTAAAGACATCAGTTCCGATGACTCGAAGCACAAGCCGAAAGATGAAAATAAAGAAATGGTGAAAGCTTAA
- a CDS encoding tetratricopeptide repeat protein, protein MNTPTATKNKEITVAVLPFQLYNNPDEFSPLHLGFTEDLINNFSMFMGLSVISQYSTQHIKDISNEAEIHKLGADYLVTGSFLNLGIDIRIGLQLIRTEDKKVVFSNQYRVKPESLLNAEDTITQQIVSILQEKIDYDLLTFSYKKQTVQLAAYENWLIGMDYLKKCSLEDDQIAREYFEAALKINSKYARAHTGISLSYFNEWSCQLWERWDESHKGAMENARKALELDENDYQALMILGRCYLYTKDFEMAEHCLRKSLKMNPNDSQNLLHVAFWFSFLGYADEAEQYFLRAKKLNPFYNDTYYTYGIQIYFELGNYEKCIEYAKKIDINNYWVDLPAYMAAIYFHLSDMEKVKECWQLYLKRFKAYILKNDADTENAQITKNMDWRTDSFSQKAFEWHVSVNPYRDKTNLKPFWEFISNKLNIHTQPETVKPKEQTEAAFVQVGEMWEMTFQQKTVMLKDAKGFHDLLALLKSPEREIHCMELMGVQASDSQGVEVIDLYAKSNYVKRIKDLQHEIAEAEDMNNYEVLGSLQEEYEQLVDHLTKNLGIDGKPRETGSSIEKARSAVTWRIRSAIKKIESQHPALAKHFSLSVKTGTFCCYQPETPINWQL, encoded by the coding sequence ATGAATACACCCACGGCGACAAAGAACAAGGAAATTACGGTGGCAGTTTTACCTTTCCAACTTTACAATAATCCTGATGAGTTTAGCCCTTTGCATTTAGGCTTTACAGAAGATCTCATAAACAACTTTTCTATGTTTATGGGGCTTTCGGTTATATCTCAATATTCTACACAACATATTAAAGATATTTCTAACGAAGCCGAAATACATAAACTCGGTGCCGACTATTTGGTGACAGGCAGCTTTCTAAATCTAGGCATCGATATTCGTATTGGTCTACAACTTATTAGAACCGAAGATAAAAAGGTGGTTTTTTCAAACCAATATAGGGTAAAGCCAGAGTCTTTATTAAATGCAGAAGATACCATCACTCAGCAAATTGTAAGTATTTTGCAGGAGAAAATCGATTATGATTTACTTACTTTTTCATACAAAAAACAAACTGTACAACTAGCTGCTTACGAGAACTGGCTCATTGGAATGGATTACCTCAAAAAATGCAGTTTAGAAGATGACCAAATCGCCAGAGAGTACTTTGAAGCAGCTTTAAAAATCAACTCGAAATATGCTCGTGCACATACGGGTATTTCACTTTCTTATTTTAATGAATGGAGTTGCCAGCTTTGGGAACGCTGGGACGAAAGCCACAAAGGTGCGATGGAAAATGCTCGAAAGGCACTCGAACTGGATGAAAACGACTATCAAGCATTAATGATTTTAGGCAGATGTTATTTGTACACTAAAGATTTTGAGATGGCTGAGCATTGCTTGAGAAAGTCTTTAAAAATGAATCCGAATGACTCACAGAATTTGTTACATGTAGCATTTTGGTTCAGCTTTTTGGGTTATGCAGATGAAGCCGAGCAATATTTTTTAAGGGCAAAAAAACTCAATCCTTTCTATAATGATACCTATTATACTTATGGTATACAGATATATTTTGAGTTGGGCAACTATGAGAAATGTATTGAATATGCTAAAAAAATAGATATTAATAACTATTGGGTTGATTTACCGGCTTATATGGCTGCCATATATTTCCACCTTTCTGATATGGAAAAGGTAAAAGAGTGTTGGCAGCTTTATTTGAAAAGGTTTAAGGCATATATTCTTAAAAATGATGCTGATACAGAGAATGCCCAAATCACCAAAAACATGGATTGGCGAACCGATTCTTTTTCTCAAAAAGCATTTGAGTGGCATGTTTCGGTGAATCCTTACAGAGACAAAACCAACCTGAAACCTTTCTGGGAATTTATTTCTAACAAACTCAATATACATACGCAGCCAGAAACTGTAAAGCCAAAGGAACAGACAGAAGCTGCTTTTGTGCAAGTAGGTGAAATGTGGGAAATGACTTTCCAACAAAAAACAGTAATGCTAAAAGATGCCAAAGGTTTTCACGACTTACTTGCCTTATTAAAATCACCAGAAAGAGAAATCCACTGTATGGAATTAATGGGTGTGCAAGCATCCGATTCGCAAGGTGTAGAGGTGATAGATTTATATGCAAAGTCTAATTATGTAAAGCGTATAAAAGATTTGCAGCACGAAATTGCGGAGGCAGAAGATATGAATAATTATGAAGTGCTTGGCAGCTTACAAGAAGAGTATGAACAATTGGTAGATCATCTTACTAAAAACTTGGGTATTGATGGTAAACCCAGAGAAACTGGTTCTAGCATTGAAAAAGCGCGTTCGGCAGTAACTTGGAGAATTAGGAGTGCCATTAAAAAAATAGAAAGCCAGCATCCTGCATTGGCAAAGCATTTTTCGCTCTCTGTAAAAACGGGTACATTTTGTTGTTACCAACCCGAAACTCCTATAAACTGGCAATTATAA